The Carassius gibelio isolate Cgi1373 ecotype wild population from Czech Republic chromosome A1, carGib1.2-hapl.c, whole genome shotgun sequence region aaactgttttatttttgtcattttttctaAGCTAGTAACTGTTATTTTCACTacacttcataaaaaaaatcatgcaatttGCTTGATAGCGTTCTGAGGTGAAAATGACAGTGATGGAAACATTTTTGGCATAATATGGCAGACTCCTTTGTCTTACTAAGACTAATTTCATAGCCAGCATTTCATGTATCCCGAGGACACAGAACTGAACTTTTGGAATATTTGACAAACTGACATTCCAAATTGGAAATGACGTGCAATAATAATATTCTGTTCACGAGTGACATTTACAGTTTCGTGAATATTCACtatcactatcatcactatcaTCTCATATTTCATCTCATTCGCTCCACTGACATCTGGGATAAgagtaaaacaataaaacctgTCCTATACAGTGCATAAAAAGCATTTCATAGGAACGATTTCAAGACTTTGATTTCATGTTTAATGCATCCTCTATAGGTTATTATACATGTGTGGAAGTCATCTTCACTCTCAGGAGGCAGGTGGGCTTCTATATGATGGGTGTTTATGCTCCCACCCTGCTGATTGTGGTCCTGTCATGGCTGTCCTTCTGGATAAACCCAGACGCCAGTGCAGCTCGAGTGCCTTTAGGTGAGTCAGTCTTCAGATGAACACCACTTACATTAGCTGCTATTAGAACTGCAGTGTTGTGTTTGATGACCCTTATCTTTCTTATAttgcatttatgatttaataaGCCATGGGATTTTATGTGCAGGCTTTGTAAATACAAAATTctaataattaacaaattatatTTCTCAGTTTATATATACTGTTTAAAGTGCCCTTATTATGACACGTTTTATTTTCTCTTACAATAAGATTGCATGCatgcaagctaaaaaaaaaaactttcattttctcaaaatatgcatttaatatcacctcattttccaGTTCTCAAATGATTTAGTCTTTCTAAACCCCTTCCTTTCCATGAGCCTCTGATTGGTAAGATGGCCAGatctgttgtgattggtccaCCATTTACAGCGTGTGTCAGAAACAATACGCCCACTGCCATAGTTATGATTTATCATACCCtcaggttgtgattcagtggaaCCAGCTGGTCCAAATAAGCTGGGAACTAAGACATTATACACTGCATCAAATGCAATGATGGAAATAGTATAATAGGAGCACTTTAAATGtgtggggtaaaaaaaaattcttaggatcaccaaagctgcatttatttgatagcaaaactgtaatattgtgaaatcgtattgcagtttaaaataactattttctatgtgaatatattttaaaatgtaatttatcgctgtgatcagagctgtattttcagcatcattactccactcttcagtgtcacatgatcttcagaaatcattctactgctgctcaaggaacatttcggattattatcaatgttgtatatagttgtgctgcttcatatttttattgaaaccatgatgcatgtttttctggattctttgatgaataaaacattttattttttattttttttatttatattttttattcatttattccagGCAATGGCACAAAAAGTACAAGGTAGACAAATATAGTTAAATCATATAGtgcaaggaaaacaaaaaacaaaacaaaaaacaaaatatacagtattcaaATATGACGATCGAATttgaaagaacatttatttgaaatcgattttttgtaacaatttataatttaccacaacttttttttattaatttaacacatccttgcagaataaattcattatttatttatttttatgtttggaataaataatgaatcatttataatcatcaaaataataaaatatttttcataataaattaccatttaaacatttttttttattaaattgtattcataaaaaaaaaaaaaaaaaaaaacaactaagatCCTTTAGTTATGTGCTTTCTTGAGCTTCAATTAACGTCTAATGGGGcagcataataaataaataaataaataaataaataaattatagcaAGTCACCCAGTCCTGAATTTCTCTCTTCTCATCTCTCTAATTTATCCATATTTATCCCTGGAATAAAAAACAgctttataaaatacatatattaagttacataattttaaagaaaaattactCAATGTACTGAAATTAAAATCTGTCCTGGTTTTGCTAAAACTTTCAATCATCTaagtatttaaaatgaaatgctaaacatttatatttgaaatgtatatgaAACTTCTGGACACACAGAGGAGTACAAATGTTAACGAATCTTTCCACTTACTCTGAGAGCTTCCTCCGTCAGTCATTCCCTTGATTACCTGTAATCCGGCCCGTTTTTCCTCTCTCATCTCTCCATCTTCCTCCTTTCATAGGCTCCACCTCTCCTTCATTCCTTTCTCTCATTTATTCATCTGTCCATTTCAGGGACGGCTGTCACTCCCAGGtcagtttgaacattaaagcatcatAAATCATTGTATAACTTGTGCTAAAGTGAGAAGAAACTCAAGAGCAGCGCACAGTCATATGATTTATGTAGTTACAGTATGTGGGATTTTTCCTTCTGTctctcctgtctgtctgtctctctctttaggTATTCTGTCTGTCCTGTCGCTGTCGTCTGAGTGTATGTCTCTAGCGTCTGAGCTTCCTAAGGTCTCCTATGTGAAAGCCATTGATATCTGGATGATTGCCTGTTTGCTGTTTGGTTTTGCCTCTCTTGTGGAGTACGCTGTGGTTCAGGTGTGTATGCACATGTCTGCTCTTGTCTTGTATTCATATATTTCCTCGAGTCGGGACGTTGCAGAACTACAGATTTAGCCGCTTCAGGACACTGTGTGGGTGTTTCACACTTTGAGCCCTGTGTcaacttttagaaaataaaattgcttaaaattttACACTCTCCGTTTATTTTGTCCACAGTGAAAATctgatttgcatttaaaattatgttttttttaaataacattctgtAGTGAAAATACCACTGAATTTTGGAGTAAAATGGGTTTCCTTTGCCTTGCTTgagtaataattttatatatcaaaaacacatttaattaaatgctgttttaataatttttgcatatttttttttttttacaaacttacagcttaaaactaaatctaattaaaaaaaggaaaatattctTATGTACAATATAACTGTGCATAAGTGGTATTTACAGTTTTGTAAATGTGAGACCTTCgtataacaaaacaaataaattaaaatacatttccagtCAATCTATTGCTGCTAATGCTAAATTATTTTGCTAAAAGCAGTAAAGGTCATACATTACAGTATATTACAgtaccaaatgaaaaataaaataaaatgaaaaatacttaGTTCATTTTGAATTAAATACAATCAATTAATTTGGTAAAAAATTGTATCTATTAATATTATTGGACTGACAATGAACcattctatttattattaaataattttaagaaagatttataaatactgtaacaaatgtatagCATGTTTTTGCTATGCTTTTGTTGATTAACCTATTAAATATAGTTAACTGAAACCTTATTGTCTAGTTTAgccactataataataataatctgaataaAAAATCTTAACATAGTTCTTGAAACTGTAGTGTTTCGCGATTATGAAACAAATTGTCACTTAAAACTAACTGATGTGCTCTCACTCCAGTCTTGTTTTGTGATATGTTTTAGGACATATTAGCAGGATTTGTGTTTGGATTTGACTTTCTCCAGTACCCAACATTTCTTATATAGCTGTTCCTTAAATAGGAAGCGAAAAAGGCAGACACGGAAATGCACTTTTTCTGAGAAGAGAAAATAGATCTGTAATCAAAGCCTGAAAACTGAAAACAGGACAGAAACCGCAAGAATAATGCATTTCTAAGGAACAGTGAACTCCTGAACTATGAAACAGACATACAGTTCATGTGGTTAAACTGTCCATTTTTTCTGCAAAACTGGGATAACAGAGctgaataataatgtaattacCGAATAATGTGTTCTTAATTTTGTGCTGGAAATCCAGAAATATAAAAAGTGTACTGTATGAAAGTAAACTGAACTGAAACTGattttgtgtataaataaatatatgtatatttttaaatgtaatttgaattCTCTCATGGAAAAATTTACAAAGCAgcaatatttctttttaaatatggcCAATTTATATCTATTTGTGTGCAATATGACTTCCGCCAATAAGGAGATGTGTGATTGAGCAATCAATATAATGGAAACAAAAGGATAGAAGATTGCAATACAATGGgcctaaaattatattaaattttattttattttttggaagcaCAGTATTTGTTCATTGGACACTTAAACTAAATTTGTATGAAGTGTATGAATATCATTGCATTTGATAACAAAATGTCAAAGTTGTCCCTTTTTTAGGTTGAAACATTAAACCTGAATAATGTGCCTTGCTTCAAAGTATGGAATAAATTCGATAGATTAATGAAATCATATAACATTGTTGTTTTCTCATGATGGTCGTTGCTTTTTGAGGTCGATAGGGAGCGTTTGCATTGCGTTAATTTGCTCCGTCTGTATGCTGTGTCCCAGGTGATGCTGAACAGTCCCAAGCGCATTGAGGAAGAGAAGGCAAAGATGACTCAGAAAGATAAAGCAAGAGAAAAAGAGAACAAGACACTAGCTAAGACTAACAGTGCCAATGGCACTGGAGGGACACCTATACATGTCAGCACACTACAGGtcagtgtgtgtatacatgttaATTCCTTTAATTAAGACGAATGCGTGCATTCATGTTTGCGCTCTTATGCAGAAAATGTGTGTATTCATATGAATGTGTGCGacgtgtaggatgtgtgtgtatgtcttcTCTTTATCTaagattaatgtgtgtgtgtgtgtgtgtgtgtgtgttaatggggAGATGAAATGGCTGTAATTGAGACTCCTGCTCTGAGTGTGTGCTCAGTGGGATGGGTTCAGAGAAGAGCAGAGGATTCTGGGGGACTGAGAGTAATGTGACCCGACAGCAACGAGGCCTGAAGCTATGATAGAGCAGCACAGGGgttcacaagtgtgtgtgtgtgtgtttgagtgggaGAGGTCATATTACAAACAATATTTAAGAGAAATGGCTTGTGATGATGACTGAAATGGCTTCACTGAAGTTTGAAGTTGAGAAACTGGTCATCTTTAGAATAAAAGATAGGGCACCAATCACATGTTTATCATTTAGCACCTAATGGACCAAACTGACTAAAGTTATTTTGAAGGTTTTGACTTATACTtcattttgttaaattaataatagatagatggatggatggatggacgaaaGAGAAGAATGCATGGATGGATGTAAGAGATGGATGAAAGAGATGggtgatggatggattgatagatggGTGGACGGAAGCaaggagatggatggatggataaaaaagatagatggatggatggatggatggacagatggattgATGCATAaacggacagatggatggatggtgagTAAtgtaggatggatggatggatctatGGAAGGTGAGATATGTatgatagatgatggatggatgacagatggatggatggagataGAGATATATATGGAGGATGGATGGATTGAGAGTGATATCtaggatggattgatggatggatggacaaagcAAGCAAGGAGAGGGATGGAttcatggatggatggacagatggatggatggagagatatgtatgatggatagatggaggaatggatggatgaaagagatgaatggatggatggatgacagacagatgaatgggtggatggatggatggatggatggactgatcgaatgaaggtgagatatgtaggatggatgatggatggatatcagatggatggatgaagatAGAGATATATatggaggatggatggatggatagatggatggatggagataGAGATATATATTGAGgatcgatggatggatggatggagagagagagatgtaggaTATGATGGACAGACAAAAGCAAGCAAGGTGATGGATGGATTCATGGATctgcagatggatggatggagagaaatgtatgatggatggatggacggataacaggtagatggatggatggatgaatggattgagggaagatagatagatagatagatagatagatagatagatagatagatagatagatagatagatagatagatagatagatagatattcttGTATGTAATCAGATgtcatttgtgtttgtgtaggtTGTGGAAAACCGCTGTAAGAAGGTGTGTACTTCGAAATCTGATCTGCGCTCAAATGATTTCAGTATTGTCGGTTCTCTTCCACGAGATTTCGAACTCTCAAACTTCGACTGTTACGGCAAGCCCATAGAGGTCACAGACGCTGCGGGCAAATCACAGAAAAAGAACAACAAGAAGCCGGCGCCTCCGAAACCTGTCATTCCATCCGCTGCTAAACGGATTGATCTCTATGCACGAGCTCTGTTCCCTTTCACCTTCCTCTTCTTCAATGTTATCTACTGGTCTGTCTACCTGTGACATCACAAAGTGTATGTACGCGTGTGattatgtatgtgtgcg contains the following coding sequences:
- the LOC127959708 gene encoding glycine receptor subunit beta-like, producing MLLKGLILLMLLIQFSAVSFAKEGGKPKKGKKGKQVVCPSQLSAEDLDRVPANSTSNILNRLMMTYDSRIRPNFKGIPVEDKVNIFINSFGSIQETTMDYRVNIFLRQRWNDPRLRLPTDFKSDALTVDPKMFQCLWKPDLFFANEKSANFHDVTQENILLFIFRNGDILISMRLSVTLSCPLDLTLFPMDTQLCKMQLESFGYTTKDLVFMWQSGDPVQMDEIALPQFDVKQEDIKYGNCTKFYPGTGYYTCVEVIFTLRRQVGFYMMGVYAPTLLIVVLSWLSFWINPDASAARVPLGILSVLSLSSECMSLASELPKVSYVKAIDIWMIACLLFGFASLVEYAVVQVMLNSPKRIEEEKAKMTQKDKAREKENKTLAKTNSANGTGGTPIHVSTLQVVENRCKKVCTSKSDLRSNDFSIVGSLPRDFELSNFDCYGKPIEVTDAAGKSQKKNNKKPAPPKPVIPSAAKRIDLYARALFPFTFLFFNVIYWSVYL